One region of Primulina tabacum isolate GXHZ01 chromosome 1, ASM2559414v2, whole genome shotgun sequence genomic DNA includes:
- the LOC142518093 gene encoding protein RADIALIS-like 3, with amino-acid sequence MASSSLSSTGWTPQENKLFEKALARFDKDTPDRWHNISRAMGGGKSAEEVKRHFEILMEDLRRIESGYVPFPNYR; translated from the coding sequence ATGGCCTCAAGTTCACTGAGTTCAACCGGGTGGACGCCCCAAGAAAACAAACTGTTCGAGAAGGCATTGGCTCGCTTCGACAAGGACACCCCCGACCGCTGGCATAACATATCCCGGGCCATGGGCGGCGGCAAGTCCGCCGAGGAGGTGAAAAGGCATTTCGAGATTCTGATGGAGGATCTCCGGAGAATCGAGTCCGGCTACGTGCCGTTTCCCAACTACAGATGA